A DNA window from Bradyrhizobium sp. CCBAU 53421 contains the following coding sequences:
- the tnpB gene encoding IS66 family insertion sequence element accessory protein TnpB (TnpB, as the term is used for proteins encoded by IS66 family insertion elements, is considered an accessory protein, since TnpC, encoded by a neighboring gene, is a DDE family transposase.), with product MIALRSDLKVALAAQPVDFRKSVHTLSALVSEALRANPYCGDVFVFRSKRADRVKLLAWDGSGMVLVTKWLHQGHFTWPPVRDGVVYLSATQLAMLLDGLQWTRVSPEPVKRPTVVG from the coding sequence TTGATCGCTTTGCGGTCCGACCTCAAGGTGGCGCTGGCAGCACAGCCGGTCGACTTTCGCAAGTCGGTGCACACGCTGTCGGCGCTGGTAAGCGAAGCATTGCGCGCAAACCCATATTGCGGCGACGTCTTCGTGTTCCGCAGCAAACGCGCGGACCGAGTGAAGCTTTTGGCGTGGGACGGCAGCGGCATGGTGCTGGTGACGAAGTGGTTGCACCAGGGACACTTTACCTGGCCGCCGGTCCGCGACGGCGTCGTGTATCTGAGTGCCACACAACTCGCGATGCTGCTCGACGGCCTTCAGTGGACGCGTGTTTCACCTGAGCCTGTGAAGCGGCCGACCGTTGTCGGCTGA
- a CDS encoding transposase has translation MADAMHEAMLDARQEGGSYRRIEVITGQRRRRQWTAEEKARIVAESFEEGVNISEVARRHGVVRGLLTVWRRKFATAASFRAPGFVPVRITSESGPATADEPDRLASAHEVPPQMTPPPGKPGGMIEIEVRGARIRVEPGVELATLSTVLSALWSVR, from the coding sequence ATGGCAGATGCCATGCATGAAGCCATGCTTGATGCCAGGCAGGAAGGCGGCTCCTATCGTCGGATCGAGGTGATCACGGGGCAGCGTCGGCGACGGCAGTGGACGGCGGAGGAGAAGGCTCGGATCGTGGCGGAGAGCTTCGAGGAAGGGGTCAATATTTCCGAGGTCGCCCGGCGCCATGGCGTTGTCCGTGGGCTGCTGACGGTGTGGCGGCGCAAGTTCGCGACGGCAGCGAGCTTTCGGGCGCCAGGCTTCGTGCCGGTCCGGATCACTTCCGAGAGCGGTCCGGCGACGGCAGACGAGCCGGACCGGCTGGCGTCTGCGCATGAAGTGCCGCCGCAGATGACGCCGCCCCCAGGCAAGCCTGGCGGGATGATCGAGATCGAGGTGAGAGGGGCACGCATCCGGGTCGAGCCCGGAGTGGAGCTGGCGACGCTTTCGACGGTGTTATCGGCGCTTTGGAGCGTTCGTTGA
- a CDS encoding glycerol-3-phosphate dehydrogenase codes for MTDYDLAIIGGGLNGTSIARDAAGRGLRVILLEQGDLGSGASQASPRLVHGDLAGLERREFFRVRRALRERDVLLRIAPHLVRPVRFAIPVHAEGRPPWQLRSLLLLYERLASRSGLPRSATLDVTHHPVGNALKRPFGTAFEYSDCVVDDSRLVVLNAVDAAARGADIRTGARVTRAERGQTWRLVAIDRGYRRVITARSLVNATGAWTASVADTVLRVPAPRLATVQISQIVVRRLFDCDNVYVFQNPDGRLIFASPYERDFTLIGSVSHAFKGDPAIVAMDVREVAYLCDAANRYFREQITPADVLRTISGANSVIAPARRHMRDGAALLDVRRGKAPLLTIFGGDVTTSRHRAERAVSEFTRFYPMTPRWTATVPLPGGEFAWQRFETEVDIARDRWRFLGEAHARRLVAAYGLNVRDVLGDAREKADLGPTFGADLTGAEVRYLMRREWARFPDDVLWRRSKLGLTMPQADRDVLAAFMAKAD; via the coding sequence ATGACGGATTACGATCTCGCGATCATCGGCGGTGGGCTGAACGGCACGAGCATCGCGCGTGACGCGGCCGGCCGCGGCCTGCGCGTGATCCTGCTGGAGCAGGGTGATCTCGGCTCCGGCGCGTCGCAGGCCTCGCCGCGGCTGGTCCACGGCGACCTGGCCGGGCTGGAGCGGCGCGAATTCTTCCGCGTCCGCAGGGCGCTGAGGGAACGCGATGTGCTGCTGCGCATTGCGCCGCATCTGGTGCGGCCGGTGCGCTTCGCGATCCCTGTTCATGCCGAGGGGCGGCCGCCCTGGCAATTGCGGTCGTTGCTGCTGCTCTACGAGCGGTTGGCCTCGCGCAGCGGCCTGCCGCGGTCGGCGACGCTGGATGTCACCCACCATCCGGTCGGCAATGCGCTGAAGCGCCCGTTCGGAACCGCGTTCGAATATTCCGACTGCGTCGTCGACGATTCCCGGCTCGTCGTGCTCAACGCCGTCGATGCCGCGGCGCGCGGCGCCGATATCCGCACCGGCGCGCGCGTGACCCGGGCCGAGCGCGGCCAGACCTGGCGGCTGGTCGCGATCGACCGCGGCTATCGCCGGGTGATCACGGCGCGGTCGCTGGTCAACGCGACCGGCGCGTGGACCGCCTCCGTCGCCGATACCGTGTTGCGCGTACCGGCGCCACGGCTCGCGACCGTGCAGATCAGCCAGATCGTGGTGCGCCGCCTGTTCGATTGCGACAATGTCTACGTGTTCCAGAACCCCGACGGACGATTGATCTTCGCCAGTCCGTATGAGCGCGACTTCACCCTGATCGGCAGCGTCAGTCATGCCTTCAAGGGTGATCCCGCGATTGTCGCGATGGATGTGCGCGAGGTGGCCTATCTCTGCGACGCAGCCAATCGCTATTTTCGCGAGCAGATCACCCCGGCCGATGTGCTGCGAACGATCTCCGGCGCCAATTCCGTCATCGCGCCCGCGCGCCGGCACATGCGCGATGGCGCAGCACTGCTCGATGTCAGGCGCGGCAAGGCGCCGCTGCTCACGATCTTCGGCGGCGATGTCACCACGTCCCGCCACCGCGCCGAGCGGGCGGTGTCGGAGTTCACGCGGTTCTATCCGATGACGCCGCGCTGGACCGCAACGGTGCCGTTGCCGGGCGGCGAGTTCGCTTGGCAGCGCTTCGAGACCGAGGTCGACATCGCCCGCGACCGCTGGCGCTTCCTCGGCGAGGCGCACGCGCGGCGCCTGGTGGCCGCCTACGGGCTGAACGTCAGGGATGTCCTGGGAGATGCCAGGGAGAAGGCCGATCTCGGCCCCACCTTCGGTGCTGATCTGACCGGCGCGGAGGTGCGCTACCTCATGCGCAGGGAATGGGCGCGCTTTCCCGACGACGTGCTGTGGCGCCGCTCCAAGCTCGGCCTGACCATGCCGCAAGCCGATCGGGATGTGCTCGCGGCGTTCATGGCCAAGGCGGATTGA
- a CDS encoding ABC-F family ATP-binding cassette domain-containing protein, protein MSLINVRNLGVTLNAPLFSELNFVVNAGDRIGLVAANGRGKSTLLRCIAGAMEPNTGDITRARGFTVGHVEQDAPLSLLDAPFHAAVLEALPGEQRASDSWRVDVALQSLEVPEELWARPLKQLSGGWLRLALLARVLVTEPDVLLLDEPTNHLDLAKIGRLETWLNALPREMPVVIASHDRAFLDATTNRTLFLRPERSQLFALPYTAARAAIDEFDASDERRYQRDMKAVRQLRQQAAKLNNLGINSGSDLLLSKTRQLKQRAERLEETARAAHVERSAGAIRLANRDTHAKVLIRLDNAVIATPDGRPLFRTGQQFICKGDRIALLGPNGAGKTRFVAALRLAIEDAEAAAAEIRATESLVLGYCDQALADLTDSDTPMHMLTRRFPVGDQRARGLLAGAGLSIEMQGRPIGRLSGGQKARLGMLVLRLTQPNFYLLDEPTNHLDIEGQETLEEELMEQQASCLLVSHDRQFVRTVANRFWVIEGRKLIEVDSPEGFFAAAGAD, encoded by the coding sequence GTGTCCCTCATCAATGTGCGCAATCTCGGCGTGACGCTGAACGCGCCGCTGTTTTCCGAACTCAATTTCGTCGTCAATGCCGGCGACCGGATCGGCCTCGTGGCCGCCAACGGCCGCGGCAAATCTACGCTGCTGCGTTGTATTGCCGGCGCGATGGAGCCCAATACAGGCGACATCACCCGCGCGCGCGGCTTCACCGTCGGCCATGTCGAGCAGGATGCGCCACTGAGCCTGCTGGATGCGCCGTTCCATGCCGCCGTGCTCGAGGCGCTTCCCGGCGAACAACGCGCCAGCGACAGCTGGCGGGTCGACGTCGCCTTGCAATCGCTCGAGGTGCCGGAGGAGCTGTGGGCGCGGCCGCTCAAGCAATTGAGCGGCGGCTGGCTGAGGCTTGCGCTGCTCGCCCGCGTGCTGGTCACCGAGCCCGACGTGCTGCTGCTCGACGAGCCGACCAACCATCTCGACCTCGCCAAGATCGGCCGGCTCGAGACCTGGCTGAACGCGCTGCCGCGCGAGATGCCGGTGGTGATCGCAAGCCACGATCGCGCCTTCCTCGATGCGACCACCAATCGGACGCTGTTCCTGCGCCCGGAGCGGTCGCAGCTGTTCGCGTTGCCCTACACCGCGGCGCGCGCGGCGATCGACGAATTCGATGCCTCGGACGAGCGGCGCTATCAGCGCGACATGAAGGCCGTCCGGCAGCTGCGGCAGCAGGCCGCCAAGCTCAACAACCTCGGCATCAATTCCGGCAGCGACCTTCTGCTGTCGAAGACCAGGCAGTTGAAGCAGCGCGCCGAGAGGCTGGAGGAGACGGCGAGGGCGGCCCATGTCGAACGCTCGGCCGGCGCGATCCGGCTCGCCAACCGCGACACCCATGCCAAGGTCCTGATCAGGCTGGACAACGCCGTGATCGCCACGCCGGACGGCAGGCCGTTGTTCAGGACCGGCCAGCAGTTCATCTGCAAGGGCGACCGGATCGCGTTGCTCGGGCCGAACGGCGCCGGCAAGACCCGGTTCGTCGCGGCGCTGCGGCTTGCGATCGAGGACGCGGAGGCGGCAGCCGCCGAGATCCGGGCCACCGAGTCATTGGTGCTTGGCTATTGCGACCAGGCGCTGGCCGATCTCACCGATAGCGACACGCCGATGCACATGCTGACGCGGCGCTTTCCGGTCGGCGACCAACGGGCGCGCGGCCTGCTCGCCGGCGCGGGGCTCTCGATCGAGATGCAGGGCCGTCCGATCGGGCGGCTGTCGGGCGGGCAGAAGGCCCGTCTCGGCATGCTGGTGCTGCGGCTCACCCAGCCGAACTTCTATCTGCTCGACGAGCCGACCAACCACCTCGACATCGAGGGCCAGGAGACGCTGGAGGAGGAACTGATGGAGCAGCAGGCCAGCTGCCTGCTGGTGTCGCACGACCGCCAGTTCGTGCGCACGGTCGCCAACCGGTTCTGGGTGATCGAAGGCAGGAAGCTGATCGAGGTCGATAGCCCCGAAGGCTTCTTCGCCGCGGCCGGTGCGGACTAG
- a CDS encoding EAL domain-containing protein: protein MAGRKWQAGGKNSIPARAILCLIAAVVPFGAAQAASAAFAPSTYLGDLDPGVVWELLIGSVVVASFLGAVGLWILSALRKAKRAQLRRSAFVSSALNHLNQGVVMTDARERIVFCNDRYLDIYGLSRADIRRNMTGSELLELRRDRGVLDISAEDFFARAAAPEGLVTELPGGRSVLVKYFPLPNGGSVATHLDCTDQRKLSRKLASTTQFLESVLDNVPVCVAAKNIEDGRYIFANRAFERFSRFSRDHIVGKRADEIFRPETAVSIDTADRAALDAPEGYHRSEFLVERGSERRILASNRVIARNEAGDPEFLIALFEDVTDRRSLSRELENNKKFLELVVDNIPVSLIVQRVSDGRYLLANRSAETILNRRREDAAGLTASDIFNAREAKLIIARDEAAIRKRSMIAEEHPISTKDGLRLFLTRRMTVLDDHGEPQYLIKTHEDVTDRRQTESRMAHMAYHDGLTDLPNRAAFLQALTQMIEACDGTDEAFAVLCVDLDGLKEINDVYGHAMGDKVLVEVAQRLQTVARGGVVARLSGDEFGLIIDGKQPVAGIALAEQAAEALGQDFLIDGKSVRTGLTAGIAVFPHNGSDAASLLANSGAALFRAKAKSRGTISIFEPEMDQQIRDRRVLHQELSVAIKNGELSLYYQPQAAAGGSVAASQIIGFEALARWHHPVRGFVPPSDFIPLAEESGLIVEMGEWILREACREAASWAVPMQVAVNLSPAQFTHGDLVGLVHSILLETGLTPDRLELEITEGVLIEDFDRGLSLLRRLKALGVRISMDDFGSGYSSLSYLQAFPFDKIKIDRAFVINLGRNPQSAAIVRAVIDLGHGLEMSIVAEGVETEAQLGFLSEEGCDAVQGYLIGRPAPIGQFAALVGGDLLAETVRRAG from the coding sequence ATGGCTGGCAGGAAGTGGCAGGCGGGCGGGAAGAATTCGATTCCGGCAAGGGCCATCCTTTGCCTGATCGCCGCCGTCGTGCCGTTCGGTGCAGCCCAAGCCGCCTCCGCCGCCTTCGCACCGTCGACCTATCTTGGCGACCTCGATCCCGGCGTGGTCTGGGAGCTGCTGATCGGCAGCGTGGTGGTAGCCTCCTTTCTCGGCGCAGTCGGGCTGTGGATCCTTTCGGCCCTGCGCAAGGCCAAGCGCGCGCAACTGCGGCGCAGTGCCTTCGTGTCGTCCGCGCTCAACCATCTGAACCAGGGCGTGGTGATGACCGACGCGCGTGAGCGCATCGTGTTCTGCAACGACCGCTATCTCGACATCTACGGCCTGTCGCGCGCCGACATCAGGCGCAACATGACCGGCTCCGAACTGCTGGAGCTGCGGCGCGATCGCGGCGTGCTCGACATCAGCGCCGAGGATTTCTTCGCCAGGGCCGCGGCGCCCGAAGGGCTGGTCACCGAACTGCCCGGCGGCAGGTCGGTGCTGGTGAAATATTTCCCGCTGCCGAACGGCGGCTCGGTCGCGACCCATCTCGATTGCACCGACCAGCGCAAGCTGTCGCGCAAGCTCGCCTCGACCACGCAATTCCTCGAATCCGTGCTCGACAACGTTCCGGTCTGCGTCGCCGCCAAGAACATCGAGGACGGCCGCTACATCTTCGCCAATCGCGCGTTCGAGCGGTTCTCGCGCTTCTCGCGCGATCACATCGTCGGCAAGCGCGCCGACGAGATCTTCCGTCCCGAGACCGCCGTCAGCATCGATACCGCCGACCGCGCGGCGCTCGACGCGCCGGAAGGCTATCACCGTAGCGAATTCCTCGTCGAACGCGGCTCGGAGAGGCGCATCCTGGCATCGAACCGGGTGATCGCGCGCAACGAGGCCGGCGATCCGGAATTCCTGATCGCGCTGTTCGAGGACGTCACCGACCGCCGCTCGCTGTCGCGCGAGCTCGAGAACAACAAGAAATTCCTCGAACTCGTGGTCGACAACATCCCGGTCTCGCTGATCGTGCAGCGCGTCAGCGACGGCCGCTATCTGCTGGCCAACCGCAGCGCCGAAACCATCCTCAACCGCCGCCGCGAGGACGCCGCCGGCCTCACCGCTTCGGATATCTTCAACGCGCGCGAAGCCAAGCTGATCATCGCCCGCGACGAGGCCGCGATCCGCAAACGCAGCATGATCGCCGAGGAACACCCGATCTCGACCAAGGACGGACTGCGGCTGTTCCTGACCCGGCGCATGACCGTGCTCGACGACCATGGCGAGCCGCAATATCTGATCAAGACCCATGAGGACGTCACTGACCGGCGCCAGACCGAGTCGCGGATGGCGCACATGGCCTATCATGACGGCCTGACCGATCTGCCGAACCGCGCCGCCTTCCTGCAGGCGCTGACCCAGATGATCGAGGCCTGCGACGGCACCGACGAGGCGTTCGCCGTGCTTTGCGTCGATCTCGACGGGCTGAAGGAGATCAACGACGTCTACGGCCATGCGATGGGCGACAAGGTGCTGGTCGAGGTCGCGCAGCGCTTGCAGACCGTGGCGCGCGGCGGCGTGGTCGCGCGGCTGTCCGGCGACGAATTCGGCCTCATCATCGACGGCAAGCAGCCGGTCGCCGGCATTGCGCTGGCCGAACAGGCCGCCGAGGCCCTCGGGCAGGATTTCCTGATCGACGGCAAGTCGGTGCGCACCGGCCTCACCGCCGGGATCGCGGTGTTCCCGCACAACGGATCCGACGCTGCCTCGCTGCTGGCCAATTCCGGCGCGGCGCTGTTCCGCGCCAAGGCGAAGTCGCGCGGCACCATCTCGATCTTCGAACCGGAGATGGACCAGCAAATCCGCGATCGCCGCGTGCTGCATCAGGAGCTTTCGGTCGCGATCAAGAACGGCGAATTGTCGCTCTACTACCAGCCGCAGGCGGCGGCGGGCGGCAGCGTTGCGGCCAGCCAGATCATCGGTTTCGAGGCGCTGGCGCGCTGGCACCATCCGGTGCGCGGCTTCGTGCCGCCCAGCGACTTCATTCCGCTCGCGGAAGAAAGCGGCCTGATCGTCGAGATGGGCGAGTGGATCCTGCGCGAAGCCTGCCGCGAGGCTGCCTCCTGGGCGGTGCCGATGCAGGTCGCCGTGAACCTGTCGCCGGCGCAGTTCACCCATGGCGATCTGGTCGGGCTCGTGCATTCGATCCTGCTCGAGACCGGGCTCACCCCGGACCGGCTCGAGCTGGAAATCACCGAGGGCGTGCTGATCGAGGATTTCGACCGCGGCCTGTCGCTGCTGCGGCGGCTGAAGGCGCTCGGCGTCCGCATCTCGATGGACGATTTCGGCAGCGGCTATTCCTCGCTGAGCTACCTGCAGGCGTTTCCGTTCGACAAGATCAAGATCGACCGCGCCTTCGTCATCAATCTCGGCCGCAATCCGCAATCGGCGGCGATCGTCCGCGCGGTGATCGATCTCGGCCACGGCCTCGAAATGTCGATCGTCGCCGAAGGCGTCGAGACCGAGGCGCAGCTCGGCTTCCTCTCGGAGGAAGGCTGTGACGCGGTGCAGGGCTATCTGATCGGCCGGCCGGCCCCGATCGGTCAATTTGCCGCGCTGGTCGGCGGTGACCTGCTCGCCGAAACCGTTCGCAGAGCCGGCTGA
- a CDS encoding NAD(P)/FAD-dependent oxidoreductase yields MDRVDCVIVGAGVIGLAVARRLAQAGREVIVIEEAEGIGTVTSSRNSEVIHAGIYYRAGSLMARMCVSGKRALYRYCADHGIPHKNCGKLIVATTPAETEKLQSIRAHAEANGVDDMQLLSGEAARALEPALNCDAALLSPSTGIIDSHAYMLALRGDAEAAGAAFAFHTPLLHARATANGFEVEAGGAAPMTLACDLLVNAAGLGATAVARSVEGMPIALIPTAYLAKGNYFSCSARAPFSHLIYPVPEPGGLGVHLTLDMAGQARFGPDVEWIDHIDYAVDPDRSERFYPAIRKYWPTLPDGALMPSYSGIRPKIVPPAVATQDFLIQGPADHGVAGLINLFGIESPGLTSSLAVADHVGALAER; encoded by the coding sequence ATGGACAGGGTTGATTGCGTGATCGTCGGTGCGGGGGTGATCGGCCTCGCCGTGGCGCGCCGGCTGGCACAGGCCGGCCGCGAAGTGATTGTGATCGAAGAGGCCGAAGGGATCGGCACCGTGACCTCGTCGCGCAACAGCGAGGTGATCCACGCCGGCATCTACTACCGGGCCGGCAGCCTGATGGCGCGGATGTGCGTCAGCGGCAAGCGGGCGCTCTACCGCTACTGCGCCGACCACGGCATCCCGCACAAGAATTGCGGCAAGCTGATCGTCGCCACCACGCCTGCGGAGACCGAGAAACTGCAGTCGATCCGGGCCCACGCCGAGGCCAACGGCGTCGACGACATGCAGCTGTTATCCGGCGAGGCGGCACGCGCCCTGGAGCCGGCGCTGAACTGCGACGCGGCGCTGCTGTCGCCCTCCACCGGGATCATCGACAGCCATGCTTACATGCTGGCGCTGCGCGGCGACGCCGAGGCGGCCGGCGCCGCATTCGCCTTCCATACGCCGCTGCTCCACGCCAGGGCCACGGCCAACGGGTTCGAGGTCGAGGCCGGCGGCGCGGCGCCGATGACGCTGGCCTGCGATCTCCTGGTCAATGCCGCCGGCCTCGGCGCAACGGCGGTTGCGCGCAGCGTCGAGGGTATGCCGATCGCGTTGATTCCAACGGCCTATTTGGCCAAGGGCAATTACTTCAGCTGCAGCGCCAGGGCGCCGTTCTCGCACCTGATCTATCCGGTGCCGGAGCCCGGCGGGCTTGGCGTGCACCTGACGCTCGACATGGCGGGACAGGCGAGGTTCGGCCCCGACGTCGAATGGATCGATCACATCGATTACGCCGTCGACCCTGATCGGTCCGAGCGGTTCTATCCGGCGATCCGCAAATACTGGCCGACCCTGCCGGACGGGGCGCTGATGCCGAGCTATTCGGGAATTCGCCCCAAGATCGTGCCGCCGGCGGTCGCGACCCAGGACTTCCTGATCCAGGGACCGGCCGATCACGGCGTCGCCGGCCTGATCAACCTGTTCGGGATTGAATCGCCCGGGCTGACGTCGTCGCTCGCGGTCGCCGACCACGTCGGCGCGCTGGCGGAGCGCTGA
- a CDS encoding YdcH family protein, whose protein sequence is MAIQAHLVELERKHKILENELHEALVHPSVDDLHICELKRRKLMVKDQIERLRLSADDTVH, encoded by the coding sequence ATGGCAATACAGGCCCATCTCGTTGAGCTGGAGCGTAAACACAAAATACTCGAGAACGAACTGCACGAAGCGCTCGTTCATCCTTCTGTAGACGATCTCCACATTTGCGAGCTGAAGCGCCGCAAGCTGATGGTCAAGGATCAAATCGAGCGGTTGAGACTGTCCGCCGACGACACGGTCCACTAA
- a CDS encoding YdcH family protein — MNDQDERELLAELARLQQEHRDLDAAIDALHQSPAPDLLMLQRLKKRKLQLRDRIAFIEDQITPDIIA; from the coding sequence ATGAACGATCAGGATGAGCGCGAACTCCTCGCCGAGCTTGCGCGTCTGCAACAAGAGCACCGCGACCTCGATGCCGCGATCGACGCGCTGCATCAATCGCCGGCGCCGGATCTCTTGATGCTGCAACGCTTGAAGAAGCGGAAGCTGCAATTGCGCGATCGCATCGCCTTCATCGAAGATCAGATCACGCCCGACATCATCGCCTGA
- a CDS encoding GGDEF domain-containing protein has protein sequence MRMKKKTTAAASGAAKRRKGASAARKPASGRTGAKGTGAKGAGTKATGTEASRRGAVASGDKSTIRKLRAQLARAQTRIEELQASAETDFLLDILNRRGFERELVRSLSFIKRYQACGALIVLDVDRLKPINDAFGHAAGDEVLKTIVAAISDQVRASDVIGRLGGDEFAVLLWNLSETDARAKAAALEEAIDRLSFVFRNSRVTAGASAGVAILTAHSDADRVLDEADRAMYVRKAQRRHES, from the coding sequence ATGCGCATGAAGAAGAAGACCACGGCGGCCGCCTCCGGGGCGGCAAAACGACGAAAAGGCGCGTCCGCCGCGCGCAAACCCGCATCCGGCAGGACTGGCGCAAAAGGGACTGGAGCAAAGGGGGCTGGAACCAAAGCGACTGGAACCGAAGCTTCGAGGCGAGGCGCGGTCGCGTCGGGCGACAAATCCACCATCCGCAAGTTGCGGGCGCAGCTGGCGCGGGCCCAGACCCGGATCGAGGAGCTGCAGGCCTCCGCCGAGACCGACTTCCTGCTCGACATCCTGAACCGGCGCGGCTTCGAGCGCGAGCTCGTCCGCTCGCTCTCGTTCATCAAGCGCTATCAGGCCTGCGGCGCGCTGATCGTGCTCGACGTCGATCGCCTCAAGCCGATCAACGATGCCTTCGGGCACGCGGCAGGTGATGAGGTGCTGAAGACGATCGTGGCCGCGATATCGGACCAGGTGCGCGCCTCCGACGTGATCGGCCGGCTCGGCGGCGACGAGTTCGCGGTGCTGCTGTGGAATCTCAGCGAGACCGATGCCCGTGCGAAGGCGGCTGCGCTGGAGGAGGCGATCGATCGCCTGAGCTTCGTGTTCCGCAACAGCCGCGTCACCGCGGGTGCCTCCGCCGGTGTTGCGATCCTCACCGCGCATTCGGATGCCGATCGCGTGCTCGATGAGGCCGACCGCGCGATGTATGTGCGAAAGGCGCAGCGGCGCCATGAATCCTAG
- the purE gene encoding 5-(carboxyamino)imidazole ribonucleotide mutase has product MTAPIAIIMGSQSDWDTMRHAAETLAALGVACETRIVSAHRTPDRLYAFAKGAKAAGHKVIVAGAGGAAHLPGMTAALTELPVFGVPVESKALSGVDSLYSIVQMPAGIPVGTLAIGKAGAINAALLAASVLALNDPALSLRLAAWRKQQTDAVKDHPEGAA; this is encoded by the coding sequence ATGACCGCTCCGATCGCCATCATCATGGGAAGCCAGTCCGACTGGGACACCATGCGCCATGCCGCCGAAACCCTGGCTGCGCTGGGCGTTGCCTGCGAAACGCGCATCGTTTCGGCGCACCGCACGCCCGATCGGCTCTATGCCTTCGCCAAGGGCGCCAAGGCGGCCGGCCACAAGGTGATCGTTGCCGGCGCCGGCGGTGCCGCGCACCTGCCGGGCATGACGGCGGCACTGACGGAGCTTCCGGTGTTCGGAGTTCCCGTCGAGTCGAAGGCGCTGTCCGGCGTCGATTCGCTGTACTCGATCGTGCAGATGCCGGCCGGCATCCCGGTCGGGACACTGGCGATCGGCAAGGCCGGCGCGATCAATGCCGCGCTGCTCGCGGCGAGCGTGCTCGCGCTCAACGATCCCGCGCTGTCGCTCCGCCTTGCGGCCTGGCGCAAGCAGCAGACCGATGCGGTCAAGGACCATCCGGAGGGTGCGGCGTGA
- a CDS encoding 5-(carboxyamino)imidazole ribonucleotide synthase, giving the protein MTASNLVKLKPGDTIGILGGGQLGRMLAMSAARLGLRCQVFSPDPDSPAFEVVQNATCAEYADVEALELFANDVDVVTYEFENVPAATAMVLAARRPVLPAYKILETTQDRLIEKDFVSKLGIGTADYADVSSVATLRAAVERIGLPAVIKTRRFGYDGKGQAIIRAGDDLEQVWEELGTKSAILEAFVPFEREISVIAARSASGEVECFDVTENEHRDHILKISRAPAAIPDELAAQARAIAEKIATALDYVGVLAVELFVVPGNGSNATVLVNEIAPRVHNSGHWTLDGASISQFEQHIRAIAGWPLGKPVRHGDVTMTNLIGDDILSYEQWLTVPGATVHLYGKGTPRPGRKMGHVTEVTPAHKP; this is encoded by the coding sequence GTGACGGCTTCGAATCTCGTTAAGCTGAAGCCGGGCGACACCATCGGAATCCTCGGCGGCGGACAATTGGGCCGGATGCTGGCGATGTCCGCTGCGCGCCTCGGGCTGCGCTGCCAGGTGTTTTCGCCGGATCCGGACTCGCCGGCCTTCGAGGTGGTGCAGAACGCGACCTGCGCGGAATATGCCGACGTCGAGGCGCTCGAACTGTTCGCCAATGACGTCGACGTCGTCACCTATGAATTCGAGAATGTCCCGGCCGCAACCGCGATGGTGCTCGCCGCGCGCCGCCCGGTGCTGCCCGCGTACAAAATCCTCGAGACCACGCAGGACCGGCTGATCGAAAAGGATTTCGTCAGCAAGCTCGGCATCGGCACCGCCGATTATGCCGATGTCTCCTCGGTCGCCACGCTGCGCGCGGCGGTCGAGCGCATCGGCCTGCCTGCCGTGATCAAGACCCGCCGCTTCGGCTATGACGGCAAGGGCCAGGCCATCATCCGCGCCGGCGACGACCTCGAGCAGGTCTGGGAGGAGCTCGGCACCAAGTCGGCGATCCTCGAGGCCTTCGTGCCGTTCGAGCGCGAGATTTCGGTGATCGCGGCGCGCTCCGCTTCCGGCGAGGTCGAGTGCTTCGACGTCACCGAGAACGAGCACCGCGACCATATTCTGAAGATTTCGCGCGCGCCGGCCGCGATCCCCGACGAGCTTGCCGCGCAGGCGCGCGCGATCGCCGAAAAGATCGCCACTGCGCTCGACTATGTCGGTGTGCTTGCGGTAGAGCTGTTCGTGGTGCCCGGCAATGGCAGCAATGCGACGGTGCTGGTCAACGAGATCGCGCCGCGCGTGCACAATTCCGGTCACTGGACGCTCGACGGCGCCTCGATCTCACAGTTCGAGCAACACATCCGCGCGATCGCCGGCTGGCCGCTGGGCAAGCCGGTGCGCCACGGCGACGTCACCATGACCAACCTGATCGGCGACGATATCCTGAGCTACGAGCAGTGGCTCACCGTTCCCGGCGCTACCGTGCATCTGTACGGCAAGGGCACGCCGCGCCCCGGCCGCAAGATGGGGCACGTCACCGAAGTGACGCCGGCCCACAAGCCGTAA